From Armatimonadota bacterium, a single genomic window includes:
- a CDS encoding sugar kinase, whose amino-acid sequence MPEVVCVGILVADVLAKPVDVFPERGRLTLVDRMELHTGGCAANTAVGLARVGVSTGLIGRVGDDGFGDFYMSAMQREAVDACGIIRDPAANTSSTMVLVHGDGERSFIHCLGANAALRAQDVDLDAIAGAKVLHVAGTFLMPALDGEPTARLLREAKRRGIITSLDTAWDSTGRWMELIEPALPHLDYFVPSIEEARRITGADDPADIAQVLFGHGVGVVALKMGDAGCYVASRDQRLRLPSFEVATVDATGAGDAFAAGFLAGVVEGWSLEQTARFANAVGALCVLAVGTTAGIKNMDETREFMASARLRQ is encoded by the coding sequence ATGCCTGAGGTAGTATGCGTGGGGATACTGGTAGCCGACGTTCTCGCCAAGCCGGTAGACGTCTTCCCCGAGCGGGGACGGCTCACGCTGGTGGACCGCATGGAACTGCACACCGGCGGCTGCGCGGCCAATACCGCCGTCGGCCTGGCGCGGGTGGGAGTGTCGACGGGCCTCATCGGCAGGGTGGGCGATGACGGTTTCGGCGATTTCTACATGTCGGCGATGCAGCGCGAGGCGGTTGACGCCTGCGGTATCATCCGCGACCCCGCCGCCAACACCTCCAGCACCATGGTGCTGGTGCACGGCGACGGCGAGCGCTCTTTCATTCACTGTCTGGGGGCCAATGCGGCGCTGCGCGCGCAGGACGTTGATCTCGACGCCATCGCCGGGGCCAAGGTTCTGCACGTGGCCGGGACCTTCCTGATGCCCGCGCTGGACGGCGAGCCGACGGCGCGGCTGCTGCGGGAGGCGAAGCGGCGCGGAATCATTACCAGCCTCGACACCGCCTGGGACAGCACCGGTCGCTGGATGGAGCTGATCGAGCCCGCGCTGCCCCACCTCGACTACTTCGTGCCCAGCATCGAGGAAGCACGCAGGATCACCGGCGCCGACGATCCCGCGGACATCGCGCAGGTGCTGTTTGGCCACGGCGTCGGGGTGGTAGCGCTGAAGATGGGAGACGCCGGCTGCTACGTCGCCAGCCGCGATCAGCGCCTGCGCCTGCCCTCCTTCGAGGTGGCGACGGTTGACGCCACCGGCGCGGGCGACGCTTTCGCGGCCGGCTTCCTGGCGGGAGTGGTCGAGGGCTGGAGCCTGGAGCAGACCGCGCGTTTCGCCAATGCCGTCGGCGCGCTGTGCGTGCTGGCGGTGGGGACAACCGCCGGCATCAAGAACATGGACGAAACGCGGGAGTTCATGGCGTCGGCGCGTCTTCGGCAGTAG
- a CDS encoding DUF4132 domain-containing protein: MRTNWHQAQASIEAALDRMRLPASYWQHTMPAVVQDWLRRSAGQSVRSRRLQEFDALTARLDRETPGWERPASEFLLAPAIPASMAYWRPVAALLGGRALARPAELIRFVDRWADAFAGGGGLGWSDKYRGAQCVLALMSTDTTDTLSLWRGALARLCAGARAWRRDPACGADGAIFLICLKLLQHRLLSYDEFARAARSGEVFHPRHYSGRRVRPPFYQPVLDRLGLSASRYFRVMYQRLAHEQLDRARAGGWEDVWWLRRLSGRDYFFTALEELEADPVALPALHAAKWSFDFGERGPALVRRLGAFAPRTLATVSLLRDDLDQELAQALECEAHPRAMAWLRGSTAAAWVTAQERPPWLADWCERLAEVAAEAVEHLWLLGLPPMPSPHLLETLRVAPANGAAAEAEAERYALVERFLCAHLCPDFTRISLNLDYADALAGRNEDALLRRACEDTPTAIRALGLGDGDERERVEVLLSCKRRGDRSVRAAAQQALELIARRHGCADARELERRQELAMAWSDGGLEGRPSRVWWDVGNYRVKLSPANGKVQVIAYGRRGPLRSIPRAVRDHPDFAEISNARRELTQQYAEFRARLEDAMITGRAYSPAELAMLRSNPVFADLIGRLLLVVGGDLRLGCGQCAQPARIAHPAELLAMGALETWQRRIVDERVIQPFKQCFREVYHPAADEMAAASTARFAGHRVLVPRAFALLRSKGYSPGRGQARRDWPHAAIQSHFAWGVGRPRLDYHLSEDGRDQPVVTGNIAFHRLGSDGKPCAPLTIGEVPPIVFSETMRDADLVVSLAAAGELGFTSEQTVHLRLALARQLARILGLTNVAGPDTGSYVVVQGELATYRVHLGSASIFIEPTGAHLPVPQSPGRQAPLPAYLPFEDVDSRTAEVLRVIVTLSRDAAIEDERFRDCLARLTEAARRRG; encoded by the coding sequence ATGCGCACCAACTGGCACCAGGCCCAGGCGAGCATCGAGGCGGCGCTTGACCGGATGCGCTTGCCCGCATCGTACTGGCAGCACACCATGCCCGCGGTGGTGCAGGACTGGCTGCGCCGGAGCGCGGGTCAATCGGTGCGGTCGCGACGGTTGCAGGAGTTCGATGCCCTGACCGCGCGCCTCGACCGCGAAACGCCGGGATGGGAACGGCCGGCGAGCGAGTTCCTGCTCGCGCCCGCCATCCCGGCCAGCATGGCTTACTGGCGACCGGTGGCCGCGCTCTTGGGGGGCAGGGCCCTGGCGCGACCGGCGGAGCTGATCCGCTTCGTGGATCGCTGGGCCGATGCGTTCGCCGGTGGCGGGGGTCTCGGCTGGTCCGATAAGTACCGGGGAGCGCAGTGCGTCCTGGCGCTGATGAGCACCGACACCACCGACACGCTGTCGCTGTGGCGAGGTGCGCTGGCGCGCCTGTGCGCAGGCGCCCGCGCGTGGCGTCGCGACCCCGCCTGCGGCGCCGACGGGGCGATCTTCCTGATTTGCTTGAAGCTCCTGCAACACCGGCTGCTGTCGTACGACGAGTTCGCGCGGGCGGCGCGCAGCGGCGAGGTCTTTCACCCGCGGCACTACAGTGGGCGGCGCGTGCGGCCGCCCTTCTACCAGCCAGTGCTCGACCGCCTGGGCCTCAGCGCCAGCCGCTACTTCCGCGTCATGTACCAGCGCCTCGCGCATGAACAGCTTGACCGCGCGCGCGCGGGCGGCTGGGAGGACGTGTGGTGGCTGCGCAGGTTGAGCGGGCGCGACTATTTCTTCACGGCGCTGGAGGAGCTCGAGGCCGATCCGGTAGCGCTGCCGGCCCTGCACGCCGCCAAGTGGAGCTTCGATTTCGGCGAGCGGGGCCCGGCGCTCGTCCGGCGCCTCGGGGCCTTCGCGCCGCGCACTCTGGCCACGGTTTCCCTGCTGCGCGACGACCTCGACCAGGAGCTCGCCCAGGCGCTGGAGTGCGAGGCTCATCCCCGCGCGATGGCCTGGCTGCGGGGATCCACCGCCGCGGCATGGGTCACGGCGCAGGAGCGACCGCCATGGCTGGCGGACTGGTGCGAGCGCCTGGCGGAGGTGGCAGCGGAGGCGGTGGAGCACCTGTGGCTGCTGGGGCTGCCGCCCATGCCCTCGCCGCACCTGCTGGAGACGCTGCGGGTCGCGCCCGCCAACGGCGCCGCGGCAGAGGCGGAAGCGGAGCGCTACGCGCTGGTCGAGAGGTTTCTGTGCGCGCACTTGTGTCCGGACTTCACGCGCATCAGTCTCAACCTCGACTACGCCGATGCCCTCGCCGGACGCAACGAGGACGCGCTCCTGCGGCGCGCCTGCGAGGATACCCCGACCGCCATTCGCGCGCTGGGCTTGGGCGACGGTGACGAGCGCGAGCGCGTCGAGGTGCTGCTGTCCTGCAAGCGCCGAGGCGACCGTTCGGTGCGCGCGGCCGCGCAGCAGGCGCTGGAACTGATCGCGCGCCGCCACGGCTGCGCCGATGCGCGTGAGCTGGAGCGCCGCCAGGAGTTGGCGATGGCATGGTCCGACGGCGGGCTCGAGGGACGTCCGTCGCGGGTGTGGTGGGATGTCGGCAACTATCGCGTCAAGCTGTCGCCGGCCAACGGCAAGGTGCAGGTGATCGCATACGGACGCCGGGGGCCGCTGCGAAGCATCCCCCGCGCTGTGCGCGACCATCCCGATTTCGCCGAGATCAGCAACGCACGCCGGGAGCTGACCCAGCAGTACGCCGAGTTCCGCGCGCGCCTGGAAGACGCGATGATAACCGGGCGCGCCTACTCGCCGGCGGAGCTGGCGATGCTGCGCTCGAACCCGGTTTTCGCGGACCTGATCGGGCGCTTGCTGCTGGTGGTGGGCGGCGATCTCAGGCTCGGCTGTGGGCAATGCGCGCAGCCGGCGCGTATCGCGCATCCGGCGGAGCTGCTGGCCATGGGGGCGCTGGAGACGTGGCAGCGGAGGATCGTGGACGAGCGGGTCATCCAGCCTTTCAAGCAGTGCTTCCGCGAGGTCTACCATCCCGCGGCGGACGAAATGGCCGCCGCCAGCACCGCGCGCTTCGCGGGGCACCGCGTGCTGGTGCCACGGGCATTCGCCCTCCTGCGATCGAAGGGCTATTCCCCCGGACGCGGCCAGGCGCGCCGGGATTGGCCGCATGCCGCCATCCAGTCGCATTTCGCCTGGGGCGTCGGCCGACCCCGGCTCGATTACCACCTCAGCGAGGACGGCCGCGACCAACCCGTGGTCACCGGCAACATCGCCTTCCACCGCCTGGGGAGCGACGGCAAGCCATGCGCACCGTTGACGATCGGGGAGGTGCCGCCGATCGTCTTCAGCGAGACCATGCGCGACGCCGACCTGGTAGTCTCACTCGCCGCCGCCGGCGAGCTCGGCTTCACCTCGGAGCAGACAGTGCACCTGCGTCTCGCCCTTGCGCGCCAGCTCGCTCGCATCCTGGGCTTGACCAACGTCGCCGGCCCCGACACGGGCAGCTACGTGGTCGTGCAGGGGGAGCTGGCAACCTATCGCGTGCATCTGGGCAGCGCCAGCATCTTCATCGAGCCCACCGGCGCCCACCTGCCCGTTCCGCAGTCGCCCGGGCGCCAAGCACCCCTGCCCGCTTACCTGCCGTTCGAGGACGTGGATTCGCGCACGGCGGAGGTGCTGCGCGTCATTGTCACCCTCAGCCGCGACGCCGCCATCGAGGATGAGCGGTTTCGTGACTGCCTGGCGCGCCTGACCGAGGCCGCCCGGCGGCGCGGGTAG
- a CDS encoding flavodoxin family protein, with product MKILALAGSPHRPSNSEELMRAAIEGASERPEVEIASFQVAWMRIWPCRACGGCSETGLCVIRDDMQQLYPLLRGAERLIIASPIFFGSVTAWLKAVFDRCQACWSEKYLMKRLVQPRPPGRKGLFISTCGTRIPTMFDGGLAVVRPVFHVLEVELSATVFVHGLDSLGDVWSRPETLEQARAAGRRLAAQAGEIGA from the coding sequence ATGAAGATTCTGGCCCTGGCAGGCAGCCCCCATCGGCCCAGCAACAGCGAAGAGCTGATGCGGGCCGCCATCGAAGGCGCGTCGGAGCGACCGGAGGTCGAGATCGCGTCGTTTCAGGTGGCGTGGATGCGGATCTGGCCGTGTCGAGCCTGCGGGGGATGCAGCGAGACCGGCCTGTGCGTGATCCGCGATGACATGCAGCAGCTATATCCGCTGCTGCGGGGGGCGGAGCGCCTGATCATCGCGTCGCCCATTTTCTTCGGCAGCGTCACCGCGTGGCTGAAGGCGGTATTCGACCGCTGCCAGGCATGCTGGAGTGAGAAGTACCTGATGAAGCGCCTGGTGCAGCCGCGCCCGCCGGGGCGCAAGGGCCTGTTCATCTCGACCTGCGGCACCAGGATTCCGACCATGTTCGACGGCGGACTGGCGGTAGTGCGGCCGGTGTTCCACGTGCTGGAGGTGGAGCTGTCGGCCACGGTCTTCGTTCACGGGCTCGACTCGCTGGGTGACGTATGGTCGCGGCCGGAGACCTTGGAGCAGGCGCGAGCGGCCGGGCGCCGGCTGGCGGCCCAGGCGGGCGAAATCGGCGCTTGA
- a CDS encoding YifB family Mg chelatase-like AAA ATPase — MLAQLDSAAIVGIEARPVRVQVDFTIGLASFVVVGLPDAAVRESAHRVESAIRNSNFKFGRSGNVVVNLAPADLKKEGPAFDLPIALGVLAATEQIKPQSVDDFMVVGELSLDGGVRPVAGVLPTVLAARRAGKKAVIVPAANGAEATVVEGVAVYAVESLYQAAQVLEHRDGAEPLIPQRLETVLTDATYDVDFSEVKGQAHVKRALEIVAAGGHNLIMIGPPGAGKTMLARRLPTILPAFTPDEALEVSQIYSIAGLLPAASSLVTTRPFRAPHHTISTAGLVGGGSIPRPGEVTLGHLGVLFLDELPEFHRDALEALRQPVEDGHVVISRALASLRYPAKLVLVAAMNPCPCGYFGDPERECSCSFGQIRRYHKRISGPLLDRIDIHIEVPRLPAREIMDPGDGEPSASVRARVAKARQMQRQRFAGTRVFCNGQMSARQVQQLCPLGAEAQALLRLAFDRMHLSARAHHRILKVARTIADLERAAEIEVAHIAEAIQYRSLDRKLWG; from the coding sequence ATGCTCGCCCAACTCGACAGCGCAGCCATCGTCGGTATTGAGGCCCGCCCGGTGCGGGTGCAGGTTGACTTCACCATCGGGCTGGCCTCCTTCGTTGTCGTCGGCCTGCCCGATGCCGCAGTCAGGGAATCCGCTCACCGCGTCGAGTCCGCGATCAGGAACTCCAACTTCAAGTTCGGCCGCAGCGGCAATGTCGTCGTCAACCTGGCACCCGCCGACTTGAAGAAGGAGGGTCCTGCATTTGATCTCCCCATCGCCCTCGGGGTGCTGGCCGCGACCGAGCAGATCAAGCCCCAGAGCGTGGACGATTTCATGGTCGTGGGCGAGCTCTCGCTCGACGGCGGGGTACGCCCGGTAGCCGGGGTGCTGCCTACGGTGCTTGCCGCCAGGCGCGCCGGAAAGAAGGCGGTGATAGTGCCCGCCGCCAACGGCGCCGAGGCTACGGTGGTGGAGGGCGTCGCGGTCTATGCGGTCGAGAGCCTCTACCAGGCCGCGCAGGTGTTGGAGCATCGCGACGGCGCCGAGCCCCTCATCCCGCAGCGCCTGGAGACCGTGCTCACCGACGCCACTTATGACGTGGACTTCTCGGAGGTCAAGGGACAGGCGCATGTCAAGCGCGCGCTGGAGATCGTCGCCGCCGGCGGACACAACCTGATCATGATCGGACCGCCCGGGGCCGGCAAGACCATGCTCGCGCGCCGGCTGCCCACCATCCTGCCCGCGTTCACCCCGGACGAGGCGTTGGAGGTCAGCCAAATCTACTCCATCGCCGGGCTGCTGCCCGCCGCATCGTCGCTGGTGACCACGCGCCCGTTTCGCGCGCCGCACCACACCATCTCGACCGCCGGCCTGGTGGGCGGCGGCAGCATCCCGCGGCCGGGCGAGGTGACGCTGGGGCATCTCGGCGTACTCTTCCTCGACGAGCTGCCGGAGTTCCACCGCGACGCGCTGGAGGCGCTGCGCCAGCCGGTGGAGGACGGCCACGTCGTCATCAGCCGGGCGTTGGCGTCGCTGCGGTATCCGGCGAAGCTGGTGCTGGTGGCGGCCATGAACCCGTGCCCGTGCGGGTACTTCGGCGATCCCGAGCGCGAGTGCTCGTGCAGCTTCGGGCAGATCCGCCGCTATCACAAGCGCATCTCGGGGCCGCTGCTCGACCGCATTGACATTCACATCGAGGTGCCGCGGCTGCCGGCGCGGGAGATCATGGATCCGGGCGACGGCGAGCCGTCGGCGAGCGTCCGTGCGCGGGTGGCGAAAGCCCGACAGATGCAGCGACAGCGCTTCGCCGGCACCCGCGTCTTCTGCAACGGCCAGATGTCCGCCCGGCAGGTGCAGCAGCTTTGCCCCCTCGGCGCCGAGGCGCAGGCGCTGCTGCGATTAGCCTTCGACCGCATGCACCTGTCAGCGCGGGCGCACCACCGCATCCTCAAGGTCGCGCGCACCATCGCCGACCTCGAGCGCGCCGCCGAGATCGAGGTCGCCCACATCGCCGAGGCCATCCAGTACCGCAGCCTGGACCGCAAGCTGTGGGGATAG
- a CDS encoding PKD domain-containing protein gives MNGVSKIDRGDGMRSQNAINMRRRISHILVCFTTLMVLLAILSSATVAVAVPLKIEAGPDKTIAPGGSCILEGSATGGTPPYTYSWTPTTGLNNPNIAQPTASPTVTTTYTLSVRDSVGVDTRTDTVTVTVTVRADAGPDKTIASGGSCVLEGSAAGGTPPYTYSWTPTTGLSNPNIAQPTASPAATTTYTLTVTDSLSQVSTDTVLVTVASAVVANAGPDKTIASGGSATLEGSASGGVGPYTYSWTPTTGLSDPNIAQPTASPTVTTTYTLTVTDDLGQTADGSMTVTVASAVVANAGPDKTIASGRWTALEGWASGGLAPYTYSWTPTTGLSNPNIAQPTASPTVTTAYTLTVRDSLLQVSTDTTVVTVDRPPTAAFSYAPSSPTTADTVAFADGSSDADGTIVAWAWDFGDGATSSERNPAHRYAEAGDYEVRLSVTDDDGARGSHSALLHVGVELHGGVPGGEPLALAYTGSRMVAAGCTLGLSASAASEFGEDVTSQLREMLSFCVLDAQNRVGPQPEVVWSGGSISPRVEATLSPGIYRIFVWFPGNDRFGPAGIGPELAVVVPPGAEAAWGSMDAGNKQFALLVSSDADGMPSLQQFVYYDAETRNEVTSTSLDSVTCSGGAWQASGHCAADGVYEHQFHVDLTQVQGQWTFALEVSNGLLVQGTR, from the coding sequence ATGAACGGCGTATCGAAGATTGATCGGGGGGACGGAATGAGATCTCAAAACGCGATCAACATGAGGAGACGAATCTCACATATCCTCGTTTGCTTCACCACCCTCATGGTCCTCCTCGCTATCCTCTCCAGCGCCACCGTCGCTGTAGCGGTGCCTCTGAAGATCGAGGCCGGTCCGGACAAGACCATCGCCCCCGGCGGTTCGTGCATCCTGGAAGGGTCGGCGACGGGTGGGACGCCTCCGTACACTTACTCCTGGACACCGACGACGGGGCTGAACAACCCCAACATAGCGCAGCCGACGGCCTCGCCGACGGTCACAACGACCTACACGTTGTCCGTGCGGGATTCAGTGGGGGTGGATACCAGAACAGATACCGTGACGGTGACGGTGACTGTGCGAGCGGACGCCGGCCCGGACAAGACCATTGCCTCGGGCGGCTCATGCGTCCTGGAAGGGTCGGCGGCGGGTGGGACGCCTCCGTACACTTACTCTTGGACGCCGACGACGGGGCTGAGCAATCCTAACATCGCCCAGCCGACGGCTTCGCCCGCCGCCACCACGACTTATACTCTGACGGTGACCGACAGTCTGTCCCAGGTCAGCACCGATACCGTTCTGGTGACGGTGGCTTCGGCGGTGGTGGCGAACGCCGGCCCGGACAAGACCATCGCCTCCGGCGGCTCGGCGACCCTGGAGGGATCGGCCTCGGGCGGGGTAGGGCCTTACACCTATTCCTGGACGCCGACGACGGGGCTGAGCGATCCCAACATCGCCCAGCCGACGGCCTCGCCGACGGTGACTACGACCTATACCCTGACGGTGACCGACGACCTGGGGCAGACCGCGGACGGCAGCATGACGGTGACGGTGGCCTCGGCGGTGGTGGCGAACGCCGGCCCGGACAAGACCATCGCCTCCGGCCGCTGGACGGCTCTGGAAGGATGGGCCTCGGGCGGCTTGGCGCCTTACACCTATTCCTGGACGCCGACGACGGGGCTGAGCAATCCCAACATCGCCCAGCCGACGGCTTCACCGACGGTGACCACGGCCTATACCCTGACGGTGCGCGATAGCCTGTTGCAGGTGAGCACTGACACAACCGTGGTGACGGTCGACCGGCCGCCGACTGCGGCCTTCAGCTATGCGCCCTCCAGCCCAACCACAGCGGACACAGTCGCCTTCGCCGACGGCTCGAGCGATGCGGATGGCACGATTGTCGCCTGGGCATGGGATTTCGGCGACGGCGCGACCTCCAGCGAGCGGAACCCAGCACACCGCTACGCTGAGGCCGGTGACTACGAGGTGCGCCTCAGCGTCACCGATGACGACGGAGCCAGAGGCTCGCATTCTGCCTTGCTGCATGTCGGTGTGGAACTCCACGGGGGGGTTCCGGGGGGCGAGCCACTAGCGCTGGCATACACGGGTAGCAGGATGGTGGCTGCGGGCTGCACCCTCGGGCTCTCCGCATCAGCCGCTAGCGAGTTTGGCGAGGACGTGACCTCGCAACTGCGGGAAATGCTGTCATTCTGCGTCTTGGACGCGCAGAACCGTGTCGGTCCGCAGCCTGAAGTCGTTTGGAGTGGCGGATCGATCTCGCCCCGAGTCGAGGCGACGCTTTCGCCGGGGATATATCGAATCTTCGTCTGGTTTCCCGGAAATGACCGCTTCGGACCGGCCGGCATCGGACCTGAACTGGCCGTGGTCGTTCCGCCGGGGGCAGAGGCGGCATGGGGAAGCATGGACGCCGGCAACAAGCAGTTCGCTCTGCTTGTGTCATCAGACGCGGACGGGATGCCTTCGCTTCAGCAATTCGTCTACTACGACGCCGAAACCAGAAACGAAGTGACGAGCACCTCGCTGGATTCGGTCACTTGCAGTGGTGGCGCCTGGCAGGCAAGTGGCCACTGCGCGGCGGACGGGGTGTACGAACACCAGTTCCACGTCGACTTGACGCAAGTGCAGGGGCAATGGACGTTCGCGCTCGAGGTATCTAACGGGCTGTTGGTTCAGGGGACACGGTAG
- a CDS encoding MerR family transcriptional regulator: MHTPPDMAIYPMGTVVRMTGVAAPKLRFWETRYGLIQPARDPMGRRLYSKDDVGRIKLVKGMLDQGLNLLVVSRMLQAKEQGELQRV; encoded by the coding sequence ATGCACACGCCGCCGGACATGGCCATCTACCCCATGGGGACGGTGGTCAGAATGACCGGGGTTGCAGCTCCGAAGCTGAGGTTCTGGGAAACGAGGTATGGGCTCATCCAGCCGGCGCGCGACCCGATGGGGCGCCGCCTCTACTCGAAGGACGACGTGGGGCGCATCAAGCTCGTCAAGGGGATGCTTGACCAGGGCCTCAACCTGCTGGTGGTGAGCCGCATGCTGCAGGCGAAGGAGCAAGGGGAGTTACAGCGCGTCTGA